The sequence below is a genomic window from Cicer arietinum cultivar CDC Frontier isolate Library 1 chromosome 6, Cicar.CDCFrontier_v2.0, whole genome shotgun sequence.
AATGTTTCCTTTGGTATCGAGATAGCGTGCTTGAAGGGAGTTTGGAAGAATACAAACAGCACCTTGGCTGCTAACACAACCAGAATTTTTTTCTGATCTTTCCAGAATTGTCTTCCAACTTTCAAAATCAACCAACTgcaatttaaatttatcaatggCAACAATAACATACAACAGATAAACATCGATGCATATCAAATGAACGCAttagaaaatttaaactatagGTTGCATGCACAGTTGCACACCTTAGGGGAAAAATCATCTGTAAGGTATACAGCATTTGAATTCAACTCTGAGATAGTGAATGGAGGTTCAATTTCAGTGTGCAAATACTTTAGTCCTCGAGCGATGCCTATGATGATTTTCATGCGCCGTGTCCAAGATAATTGGCACCCTTCTTCATCTGTAGTCATAACTTCATATTTTAAGGAATTGTAacacacaaaataaataaatactactAGCTAAGAATCTCTACTTACAACAATGCAGGTGCTCATATAGTGTTCCATTTGATGCATAATCAAAAACCAGCATCCTTGTAAATGGATTGCTCTCTCTACAATAGCCTAATAGCTTTCCTGTATTCACATGATTTAACCTTGCCAAGTCTGCCACCTGCATGACACCAATAACAGAAAAATTTCAAGGCTCGATTTAATTATTCATTTCGCAATTTTAGCACGCTGCAGGCGTTGGAATGTTCCATTTACCTCTCTTTGAAAATAAAGTTCAAGGTGTCCAGTCCAATTCTCTTCCTTGATGCAGAGTGAAATTACAGCAATCTCAGGTCCACCTTTCATTATACCCTTGTAGACGATACTATCAGGCGAGGATCCAATTATGTTGCTGAAGTCTTCACAGGCCACCTCAAGCTCCTGTCTGCTGTATCTCATCACATCTTTCAACATCTCGGAGTCTGCATATTGTTAGTGTTATTAAATATGTTCAAAATAGCCATAGAAATATTAGTATTAAATACAAAGTACGAAACAAAGGAAGTGAGAAATCGAACCTACAAATACCGTCATTTGCTCTTTCTCGCTTGCAGATTTCTTCCAAGGAATAATGATGGATGATTTGTTGTTACACCTTTGGATAGCAGTGAGAATACCGATTAGAAAGAGAGAACCAACCATGGTTCCGGTCGCTATTTCGATAGCCAAAAGCCAAGCAGGTTTTGAAGATCCTTGATGCTTTGAAACATGTTCAGCTTTAGATTGGCGTTTCGGTGGTTTCACTACTGGATGACCTTGGGCAGGCGAAGCTCCAGCtatgaaataataattcattGTTAGATGTAAAACAAGCCAGGAACAGTTAACCAAATGCATATCAAAtccacaaaattcaaattacatCTTTACATATCACAATGATGCACTTTTCCATTTTCAACACCAGGTTCGATTTCAAAAAAGGAATATAAACGCAGAATATAGTATAATATGTCAGACGTACCACATTGAACTTTAGTCCGCTGTTTTATTTCTTTGACATGGAGGCAATTCCCTTGAAAGCTAGTTCTGTATGACAGTTCATGTTTTCTAAGTATGGAGGTTGATTAGAATGCCAACATGCCaagaagattaaaaaaaagtacCTTGGAAGATACTCCAAGCATTTCGGTATGCTACCAACCAAAAAGTTATATGAAAAATCTGCAACTTTAAGTGACGAACGACAGAAGCCAGTTGAATTCTTATTTGAGGCATACCTGAATATATAATGGGATCAATAGGAATTAAATTCACAAGGTCCATATTTTTATGGTATAACTTGTTATTTTATACTTAATTGTGAGCTTGACAGTTTTTATGGCCACAAAAACTTCGTAATTGCAAGGGTGACATTAGTAGCAATGACACATTGACATATCTCACAACTTTAGACAACAATTTTTTGATAAGCCTTCTCATTTAACTTCTATATAAATACTTTAGGAGTAAAATGATAATGGCtttatcataaattaaaaactaaataagtTGAAAAGTTTGCAtaacctaaaagttaatccaaatAGGgcaataaagaaagaaaagttTTATCAGCTAGTAGATGGGAAAAGACTTACATTAATGAGGATAATGAATCCACAAACAAACTATCTactaattcaaatttaaatttaaatcttgtTACTCACATTTCATGcatatttgaagaaaaatttgaacTGCTAGAAGCAGGAACAGGTCCTTCAAGCTTATTCCTATCTAACCGAAGTTCTTGAAGGTATTTCAAATTTGCAAGCTCAGAAGGTAACCTACCAGTCAAACCATTGGACTGCAAATTTCTGCAAGAAATTCAAATAGAGTTGAATGCATGAGTCCATgactaaatttcaaaaatcaaaatttttatcTAATTATGAAGAGCATAGCATAACATATTGATTTCTTATTACATTTTTACAATTTGAGTCAAATTTCCAATCTCTTTAGGAATTGGTCCTGATAACTGATTTTTTCCCAAATCCAACACCTTAAGAGACTTTAACGCGCTTAATTCTTTCGGTATTATTCCAATGAGATTGTTTCCATGCAAGATCctacaacaataacaaccacaAATTAGTCACAACCATGATACTCCAGTGCTATTATACACGGAAACAAAATTTATAGACAAATGTTAGTGTATTAGTTGTTAACACAGACtctaattaaataaagtttTGGGGATGAGAATCATACAGTTCTTGCAAGTAGG
It includes:
- the LOC101514484 gene encoding probable LRR receptor-like serine/threonine-protein kinase At1g63430; this encodes MKFFTSLLFLSLVSMFPFVVFGMVVSNEVWALKTFKEAVYDDPHMVLSNWNTLDSDPCDWNGVLCSATRDHVIKLNISGALLRGFLAPEIGKIAYLQELILHGNNLIGIIPKELSALKSLKVLDLGKNQLSGPIPKEIGNLTQIVKINLQSNGLTGRLPSELANLKYLQELRLDRNKLEGPVPASSSSNFSSNMHEMYASNKNSTGFCRSSLKVADFSYNFLVGSIPKCLEYLPRTSFQGNCLHVKEIKQRTKVQCAGASPAQGHPVVKPPKRQSKAEHVSKHQGSSKPAWLLAIEIATGTMVGSLFLIGILTAIQRCNNKSSIIIPWKKSASEKEQMTVFVDSEMLKDVMRYSRQELEVACEDFSNIIGSSPDSIVYKGIMKGGPEIAVISLCIKEENWTGHLELYFQREVADLARLNHVNTGKLLGYCRESNPFTRMLVFDYASNGTLYEHLHCYEEGCQLSWTRRMKIIIGIARGLKYLHTEIEPPFTISELNSNAVYLTDDFSPKLVDFESWKTILERSEKNSGCVSSQGAVCILPNSLQARYLDTKGNIYAFAVLLLEIISGRSPYCKDKGYLVDWARDYLEMPEVMSYVVDPELKHFGYDDLKVICEVITLCISPDSSVCPSMRELCSMLESRIDTSISVELKSSSLAWAELALSS